In Gaiellales bacterium, the following are encoded in one genomic region:
- a CDS encoding polysaccharide deacetylase — translation MTSWPGGARGAVAFTFDFDAEEVWIGDDPANANRPGVLSQGTYGAKVAVPLLLEMLARQGLRQTFFIPGRVGERHPARVREIVSAGHEVGHHGYTHTSPAKLSPHDEEEELLRGLQVLRDLGADPVGYRSPSWEFSPATIGLLQKHGFRYSSNHMDDLRPYLHPESELVELPIQWILDDAAYFWFSSSGMDWTRSITPPSTVREIWWAELEGIVALGGACIITMHPQIIGRPHRLAFLEAFIADVKARGDVWVATCAEIADHAR, via the coding sequence ATGACGAGCTGGCCCGGAGGCGCCCGCGGAGCGGTCGCATTCACCTTCGACTTCGACGCCGAGGAGGTCTGGATCGGCGACGATCCCGCGAACGCGAACCGGCCGGGGGTCCTCTCGCAGGGCACGTACGGCGCGAAGGTCGCGGTGCCGCTGCTGCTCGAGATGCTCGCGCGCCAGGGGCTCCGCCAGACCTTCTTCATACCCGGCCGCGTCGGCGAACGTCACCCCGCCCGCGTGCGGGAGATCGTCTCGGCGGGCCACGAGGTCGGGCATCACGGCTACACCCACACGTCGCCGGCGAAGCTGTCGCCGCACGACGAGGAGGAGGAGCTGCTCCGCGGCCTGCAGGTGCTGCGCGACCTCGGCGCCGACCCCGTCGGCTACCGGTCGCCGTCCTGGGAGTTCTCGCCGGCCACGATCGGCCTCCTGCAGAAGCACGGGTTCCGGTACTCGTCCAACCACATGGACGACCTGCGCCCGTACCTGCATCCCGAATCCGAGCTGGTCGAGCTGCCCATCCAGTGGATCCTCGACGACGCCGCCTACTTCTGGTTCTCGAGCAGCGGCATGGACTGGACGCGCTCGATCACGCCGCCGTCGACCGTCCGCGAGATCTGGTGGGCCGAGCTCGAGGGCATCGTGGCGCTCGGTGGAGCATGCATCATCACGATGCACCCGCAGATCATCGGCCGGCCGCACCGCCTCGCCTTCCTCGAGGCGTTCATCGCAGACGTCAAGGCGCGCGGTGACGTCTGGGTCGCCACCTGCGCCGAGATCGCCGACCACGCCCGGTGA
- a CDS encoding amidohydrolase family protein, which produces MLDLSHLPYVDGHMHPPLRRPPATTEEYRVPWYEGRAESSRMVTDLATYRAAIRDLAEHLGCEESEDAVVAAIGARDAGAWFAEMMRLGGIEGLIMDMGYPDPADALSVENARSMSGVEVRPLLRVESVAGGLVDGAATFGELAERYDAALRAARDDGYLGLKSIIAYRTGLAVEPVDEAAAAEAYEEQRRIGSRISVKPLLDHLLVRALRIARELGLSMQLHTGYGDRDLDLALGNPLHLRPLLESGAADGVPLVLLHGSWPYTREAAYLAAVHQDVYTDIATCIPPLGFGEMVSMWRSALAAAPVSRIQASTDSAGVPEQAGLGARWGRRSLAVALEELISAGMLRASEAEEAAAAILAGNARRLYV; this is translated from the coding sequence GTGCTCGACCTGTCGCACCTGCCCTACGTGGACGGGCACATGCACCCGCCACTGCGCCGGCCGCCGGCGACGACGGAGGAGTACCGCGTGCCCTGGTACGAGGGCCGCGCGGAATCGTCCCGCATGGTGACCGATCTGGCAACGTACCGGGCCGCCATCCGTGACCTCGCCGAGCACCTCGGCTGCGAGGAGTCCGAGGACGCGGTCGTAGCGGCCATCGGCGCGCGGGACGCCGGCGCCTGGTTCGCCGAGATGATGCGGCTGGGCGGCATCGAGGGGCTGATCATGGACATGGGCTATCCCGATCCGGCCGATGCGCTCTCGGTCGAGAACGCCCGGTCGATGTCCGGCGTCGAGGTGCGCCCCCTGCTTCGGGTCGAGTCGGTTGCGGGCGGCCTCGTCGACGGCGCGGCAACGTTCGGCGAGCTGGCGGAGCGCTATGACGCCGCGCTGCGGGCGGCGCGGGACGACGGCTACCTGGGCCTGAAGAGCATCATCGCGTACCGCACCGGGCTCGCCGTCGAACCGGTCGACGAGGCCGCCGCCGCGGAGGCCTACGAGGAACAGCGGCGGATCGGCTCTCGCATCTCGGTCAAGCCGCTGCTCGACCACCTGCTGGTGCGGGCGCTGCGGATCGCGCGCGAGCTGGGCCTCTCGATGCAGCTGCACACCGGCTACGGCGACCGTGACCTCGACCTGGCGCTCGGCAACCCGCTGCACCTCCGCCCGCTGCTCGAGAGCGGCGCGGCCGACGGCGTGCCGCTGGTGCTGCTGCACGGGTCGTGGCCCTACACCCGGGAGGCGGCGTACCTGGCCGCGGTTCACCAGGACGTCTACACCGACATCGCGACGTGCATCCCGCCGCTCGGGTTCGGCGAGATGGTGTCGATGTGGCGAAGCGCGCTGGCCGCGGCGCCGGTCTCGCGCATCCAGGCGTCGACCGACTCGGCGGGCGTGCCGGAGCAGGCCGGGCTGGGCGCGCGCTGGGGCCGCCGGTCGCTCGCGGTTGCGCTGGAGGAGCTGATCTCGGCGGGGATGCTGCGCGCCTCCGAGGCCGAGGAGGCGGCTGCCGCGATCCTCGCCGGCAACGCCAGACGGCTGTACGTCTGA
- a CDS encoding glutamine synthetase family protein — MPDLPPGVHGVTIVFVDNNGIPRSRSVPADRLAEACERGVGMTTLFPIFLSNDGLTFDHPPLSNVSGDLRLLATPEMVVPLAGQPAFAWTPGRQFYVDGSRSPYCPRGVLERMVERAASAGLEVRVGIELEWFIGHAGDELSPAHHGPVYSPHAMLAVDEFSGQLLADLAANGVPVGQFHAEYGLAQMELSIGASDPVTAADRQLLARQTIHAAARAHGLRASFSPVVSMEAVGNGWHIHTSVSREGRNLMSGGDGPSGMTAEGEGWVAGMLRELPALSAVAAPSMVSLIRRRPGYFAGAFAFWGVQNREASLRFIPGGGLVPDEAANVELKTSDASGNPYLSLAAIIAAGMAGLEERLTLPEPIQDEPGGWDDEERERRGVRRLPETADETVEAVASSRPVRDAFGEDLVDAWSVVRRADAAAVDGQAPDDIVAAYRWRY, encoded by the coding sequence GTGCCAGACCTGCCGCCCGGCGTCCACGGGGTGACCATTGTCTTTGTAGACAACAATGGCATACCGCGGTCGCGGAGCGTGCCCGCCGACCGGCTGGCCGAGGCGTGCGAGCGCGGGGTCGGGATGACGACGCTGTTTCCGATCTTCCTCTCGAACGATGGCCTGACCTTCGACCATCCCCCGCTCTCGAACGTCTCGGGCGATCTGCGCCTGCTGGCCACGCCCGAGATGGTCGTCCCACTGGCCGGACAGCCGGCGTTCGCCTGGACGCCGGGGCGGCAGTTCTACGTGGACGGCTCGCGCTCGCCGTACTGTCCCCGGGGCGTGCTCGAGCGGATGGTCGAGCGCGCCGCGTCGGCCGGCCTCGAGGTGCGCGTCGGCATCGAGCTCGAGTGGTTCATCGGTCACGCCGGTGACGAGCTGTCGCCCGCGCACCACGGTCCGGTCTACTCGCCGCACGCCATGCTGGCGGTCGACGAGTTCAGCGGACAGCTGCTCGCAGATCTGGCGGCGAACGGCGTCCCGGTGGGCCAGTTCCATGCGGAGTACGGGCTGGCGCAGATGGAGCTGTCGATCGGCGCGTCGGATCCCGTCACCGCGGCCGACCGCCAGCTGCTCGCCCGCCAGACCATCCACGCCGCCGCGCGCGCTCATGGCCTGCGTGCCTCCTTCTCGCCGGTCGTGTCGATGGAGGCGGTCGGCAACGGCTGGCACATCCACACCTCGGTGTCCCGCGAGGGCCGCAACCTCATGAGCGGCGGCGACGGGCCGTCCGGCATGACGGCCGAGGGAGAGGGCTGGGTGGCCGGGATGCTCCGCGAGCTGCCGGCGCTGTCCGCGGTCGCAGCGCCCAGCATGGTGTCGCTGATCAGGCGCCGGCCGGGGTACTTCGCGGGCGCGTTCGCCTTCTGGGGCGTGCAGAACCGGGAGGCATCGCTGCGGTTCATCCCCGGCGGCGGGCTCGTCCCGGACGAGGCGGCGAACGTCGAGCTGAAGACGTCGGATGCCTCCGGCAACCCCTACCTGTCGCTCGCGGCGATCATCGCAGCGGGCATGGCGGGGCTCGAGGAGCGCCTCACGCTTCCCGAGCCGATCCAGGACGAGCCGGGCGGGTGGGACGACGAGGAGCGGGAGCGGCGCGGCGTGCGCCGGCTCCCCGAGACGGCCGACGAGACCGTCGAGGCGGTGGCGTCGTCCCGGCCGGTGCGCGACGCGTTCGGCGAGGATCTGGTCGATGCCTGGAGCGTCGTGCGGCGCGCCGATGCCGCCGCCGTCGACGGCCAGGCGCCGGACGACATCGTGGCCGCCTACCGCTGGAGGTACTGA
- a CDS encoding APC family permease, translated as MAHATEAPREQTGLRHGSLSIWEAIGLSIALMAPSMAANINPQGTVALVGRAVPLAFVFATVGVLLVSYTFVRLCQVYNHAGSVFGFVGATLGARAGVLAGWSLMGTYTFYACVTSAAAGIFSTTFLDEIGLWDNHPLWSEFLFAFLALAGAFALASFPANRAARILLSIEGITVALILVVATVVLIKVIAGDTPGNQSFTLKVFSPPSGSGIGDVFKGAVFGFLSFAGFEAASTLGEETREPRRAIPRAILGTAIFGGLYFVYVTSVEVMGFGTDAKGVAAFGSSGSLLGDLGTTYITSSIGDVITLGTAVSAFGCTLACVVGATRILYALSRDGLGITALDSVHGETGTPVRALAVVTVVAAAITLIDRLFFTSSAFDVFFWSGVIGTLILLVAYIMATAGAVRLLWFRGTHRVPIVQIVVPIAALLVLLATLYYNIDPDATTELKWNYITAGAWVIAGAVLVLLLPGMATRVGQRLSRHEGLSESTAGE; from the coding sequence ATGGCGCACGCAACCGAGGCACCGCGCGAGCAGACCGGTCTCCGGCACGGCAGCCTCTCGATCTGGGAGGCGATCGGCCTGTCCATCGCACTGATGGCCCCGTCGATGGCCGCAAACATCAATCCGCAGGGCACGGTGGCGCTGGTGGGCCGCGCCGTACCGCTCGCGTTCGTCTTCGCGACGGTCGGCGTCCTGCTCGTCTCCTACACGTTCGTCCGCCTGTGCCAGGTCTACAACCATGCGGGGTCGGTCTTCGGCTTCGTCGGAGCCACGCTCGGGGCGCGGGCCGGCGTGCTGGCCGGCTGGTCGCTGATGGGGACGTACACGTTCTACGCATGCGTGACGAGCGCAGCCGCGGGCATCTTCAGCACGACGTTCCTGGACGAGATCGGCCTCTGGGACAACCACCCGCTCTGGTCCGAGTTTCTCTTCGCATTCCTCGCGCTGGCCGGCGCGTTCGCGCTGGCAAGCTTCCCCGCCAACCGCGCGGCGCGGATCCTGCTCTCGATCGAGGGCATCACGGTGGCGCTGATCCTGGTCGTGGCGACCGTCGTGCTGATCAAGGTGATCGCAGGCGACACGCCCGGCAACCAGAGCTTCACGCTGAAGGTGTTCTCACCGCCCTCCGGATCCGGCATCGGCGACGTCTTCAAGGGCGCCGTGTTCGGCTTCCTGTCGTTCGCGGGCTTCGAGGCCGCATCCACGCTGGGAGAGGAGACGCGGGAGCCGCGCCGTGCGATCCCGCGCGCGATCCTCGGCACGGCCATCTTCGGCGGCCTGTACTTCGTGTACGTCACGTCGGTCGAGGTGATGGGCTTCGGCACCGACGCCAAGGGCGTCGCCGCCTTCGGCTCCTCCGGGTCGCTGCTCGGCGATCTGGGAACGACGTACATCACCTCGTCGATCGGCGACGTGATCACGCTGGGCACGGCGGTCAGCGCATTCGGCTGCACGCTCGCGTGCGTGGTCGGCGCGACGCGGATCCTCTATGCGCTGAGCCGCGACGGCCTCGGCATCACGGCTCTTGACAGCGTCCACGGAGAGACGGGCACGCCGGTGCGGGCGCTGGCCGTCGTGACGGTCGTCGCGGCCGCGATCACGCTGATCGACCGGCTCTTCTTCACGAGCTCGGCCTTCGACGTGTTCTTCTGGTCGGGCGTGATCGGCACGCTGATCCTGCTGGTCGCCTACATCATGGCGACGGCCGGAGCCGTGCGGCTGCTGTGGTTCCGGGGAACGCACCGGGTGCCGATCGTGCAGATCGTCGTCCCCATCGCCGCGCTGCTGGTCCTGCTGGCGACGCTGTACTACAACATCGATCCGGATGCGACCACCGAGCTGAAGTGGAACTACATCACCGCGGGCGCGTGGGTGATCGCGGGCGCCGTGCTCGTGCTGCTGCTGCCCGGTATGGCGACACGCGTCGGCCAGCGGCTGTCCCGGCACGAGGGCCTGAGCGAGTCGACGGCGGGAGAATGA
- the uvsE gene encoding UV DNA damage repair endonuclease UvsE produces the protein MRLGYACVNTGLPSSSRTMRLANATPERLREVIAGNLDALEAILRWNAEHGIQVFRLTSDLIPFGSHPVNRLRWWDEFASRFADLAALGREIGARLSTHPGQYTVLSSARPEVVESAVAELVYHDRMLTALGLDASHKVVLHVGSGSGDEAAARRLTAAIQALPAGPRSRLVLENDERWTLADVLAIGTACGTPVVFDAFHHELAPSFEGLGVRELAERAAATWAPSDGRPEVHFSTQAPGRRPGAHAETLELDAFAAFAGAVGDLPLDCILEVKDKEQSLLRARPLLAAAA, from the coding sequence TTGCGGCTCGGCTACGCGTGCGTGAACACGGGGCTTCCGTCCTCGTCGCGCACCATGCGCCTGGCCAATGCGACCCCGGAGCGGCTCCGCGAGGTGATCGCCGGAAACCTCGACGCGCTGGAGGCGATACTCCGCTGGAACGCCGAGCACGGGATCCAGGTGTTCCGCCTGACGTCCGACCTGATTCCCTTCGGGTCGCATCCCGTCAACCGCCTGCGCTGGTGGGACGAGTTCGCCTCCCGGTTCGCCGATCTGGCGGCGCTCGGCCGCGAGATCGGCGCCCGCCTGTCGACCCACCCGGGTCAGTACACGGTGCTCTCATCCGCACGGCCCGAGGTCGTGGAGTCCGCCGTCGCCGAGCTCGTGTACCACGACCGGATGCTGACGGCACTGGGCCTCGACGCCTCGCACAAGGTCGTCCTCCACGTCGGATCCGGAAGCGGCGACGAGGCGGCCGCGCGGCGCCTCACCGCGGCCATCCAGGCGCTGCCGGCCGGCCCGCGGTCGCGTCTGGTGCTCGAGAACGACGAGCGCTGGACGCTCGCGGACGTGCTCGCCATCGGGACGGCATGCGGAACGCCGGTGGTGTTCGACGCCTTCCACCATGAGCTGGCACCCTCGTTCGAGGGGCTCGGCGTGCGCGAGCTGGCCGAGCGGGCGGCGGCCACATGGGCCCCCAGTGACGGGCGTCCCGAGGTGCATTTCTCGACGCAGGCGCCCGGCCGGCGGCCCGGCGCGCATGCCGAGACGCTCGAGCTGGACGCGTTCGCTGCGTTCGCCGGTGCGGTGGGCGACCTCCCGCTCGACTGCATCCTCGAGGTGAAGGACAAGGAGCAGTCGCTGCTGCGAGCGCGGCCGCTACTGGCCGCCGCCGCCTGA
- a CDS encoding serine/threonine-protein kinase, which translates to MRHAPITDLPPRYARPRRLSAGGMGDIYLVEDTLLGRPVVIKVLGDRYARDDSVRRRFLREANAAARLSGHPHVVTIYDVGEWDGRPFIAMEYLSNGDLHDRLAKGRPPFPATVEWIREAASALDAAHAGGIVHRDIKPANLLLDARCSIHVADFGIARVADALTTAMTMPGTVMGTAGYISPEQAMGEPATGASDIYSLGAVAYELVTGRRPFAREAQTDEVAAHLHAPLPPASAAPGVPRAVDAVFARAMAKNPADRYPTAAALASELDAALRHTDQPTVVMAPSRSRPAEAPMATYGRSRESGRRSRTGVLVAGVAAVALAGGLAAAYAATDTGGSSAPRVRTITRERTVHRVITSRGTTVTVPQTQTHTVTVPDSPSPAAPDPGAGHALNDQGYASMQRGDYASALTPLRGAVADLRGAGPGDPYEAYANYNLGYTLLQLGRCSEAIAPLERAQQLESSPSVPRALARAHACASSS; encoded by the coding sequence ATGCGCCACGCTCCCATCACCGACCTCCCGCCGCGATATGCGAGACCGCGGCGCCTGTCCGCCGGCGGCATGGGCGACATCTATCTGGTCGAGGACACGCTGCTCGGCCGCCCGGTCGTGATCAAGGTGCTGGGCGACCGCTACGCGCGTGACGACTCGGTGCGGCGCCGCTTCCTGCGCGAGGCGAACGCGGCCGCCCGGCTGTCCGGACATCCCCATGTGGTCACCATCTATGACGTCGGCGAGTGGGACGGCCGGCCCTTCATCGCCATGGAGTACCTGTCGAACGGCGACCTGCACGACCGGCTCGCGAAGGGCCGGCCGCCGTTCCCGGCCACCGTCGAGTGGATCCGCGAGGCGGCGTCGGCGCTCGACGCCGCGCACGCCGGCGGCATCGTCCACCGCGACATCAAACCGGCGAACCTGCTGCTCGACGCCCGCTGCTCCATCCATGTTGCCGACTTCGGCATCGCCCGGGTGGCCGACGCGCTGACGACCGCAATGACGATGCCCGGGACGGTGATGGGCACGGCCGGCTACATCTCGCCGGAGCAGGCGATGGGCGAGCCGGCCACCGGCGCCAGCGACATCTATTCGCTGGGCGCGGTCGCGTACGAGCTGGTCACCGGCCGCCGCCCGTTCGCCCGCGAGGCGCAGACCGACGAGGTCGCCGCGCACCTGCACGCTCCGCTGCCGCCCGCATCCGCCGCGCCGGGCGTTCCGCGTGCGGTCGACGCGGTCTTCGCGCGCGCAATGGCCAAGAACCCCGCGGATCGGTACCCGACGGCCGCGGCGCTCGCGAGCGAGCTGGACGCAGCGCTCAGGCACACCGACCAGCCCACCGTCGTGATGGCGCCGTCCCGCTCCCGCCCGGCGGAGGCGCCGATGGCCACCTACGGGCGCAGCCGCGAGAGCGGCCGGCGCAGCCGCACCGGGGTGCTCGTGGCCGGCGTCGCTGCCGTGGCGCTCGCGGGCGGGTTGGCCGCCGCGTATGCCGCGACCGACACCGGTGGATCGAGCGCGCCGCGGGTTCGGACGATCACGCGTGAGCGCACCGTGCACAGGGTGATCACCAGCCGGGGGACGACCGTCACGGTTCCGCAAACGCAGACGCACACCGTCACTGTCCCCGACTCCCCGTCGCCGGCCGCTCCGGATCCCGGCGCCGGGCATGCGCTGAACGACCAGGGCTATGCCTCGATGCAGCGCGGCGACTACGCCTCGGCGCTGACGCCGCTTCGCGGCGCCGTCGCCGACCTGCGCGGAGCCGGCCCGGGCGATCCCTACGAGGCGTACGCGAACTACAACCTGGGCTACACGCTGCTTCAGCTCGGCCGCTGCAGCGAGGCGATCGCGCCGCTCGAGCGCGCCCAGCAGCTCGAGTCGAGCCCCTCCGTGCCGCGCGCGCTCGCACGCGCGCACGCCTGCGCATCGTCCAGCTGA